A genome region from Setaria italica strain Yugu1 chromosome III, Setaria_italica_v2.0, whole genome shotgun sequence includes the following:
- the LOC101768497 gene encoding uncharacterized protein LOC101768497 yields the protein MAAEAADGPSPPPPRTGEAEAPGAPEKRAPPADRDEEEHGGEERPEPKRRRARARITALESVPRAAEVAAAAAAAAAAAVEAASREDEPEPAGGCDGGGESFSFHARGFSSAQTTPKFGSFNPGATAELVAFHLMKASRRRADPPGTEDAGDHRTAAGGGDDEAAAEGSDGNSR from the coding sequence atggcggcggaggcagcggacGGGCCCTCGCCCCCGCCTCCGCGGACCGGGGAGGCGGAGGCTCCCGGGGCGCCCGAGAAGCGCGCCCCGCCGGCGGaccgcgacgaggaggagcacggcggggaggagcggccGGAGCCcaagcggcggcgcgcgcgggcgcgcatCACGGCGCTCGAGAGCGTGCCCCGCGCGGCGGAAGTCGCGGCCGCTGCGGCTgctgccgcggcagcggcggtggaggccgcgAGTAGGGAGGACGAGCCCGAGCCCGCGGGCGGCTGCGACGGGGGAGGAGAGTCCTTCTCGTTCCACGCGCGGGGCTTCTCCAGCGCGCAGACAACGCCCAAGTTCGGGTCCTTCAACCCCGGCGCCACCGCGGAGCTCGTGGCCTTCCACCTGATGAAGGCCTCCCGGCGCCGCGCGGACCCTCCGGGGACGGAGGACGCGGGGGATCACAGgacggctgccggcggcggcgacgacgaggcggcggccgagggcAGCGATGGGAATTCACGCTAG